One segment of Anaeromusa acidaminophila DSM 3853 DNA contains the following:
- a CDS encoding MBOAT family O-acyltransferase: MMFSSIAFIVYFLPLVVAICYVLKYRPVQNLFLLLASLVFYAWGDVQGTVFLLCSMGVNYLFGVAIVNNRRYGKYTMYAGVAFNLCGLIYIKYTGFLLNSMEWGLLSQIIPSFALPLGVSFYTLLAISYLIEVYRRNVTYPENPVNVGLYLSFFPTVAAGPIIGYQQFEPQLLRRKETTRAFSTGLCRFVLGLGKKLLIANNLAVVADHAFAMSASGAIPMSLAWLGAISFALQIFFDFSAYSDMAIGLGRMLGFDLPENFNYPYMAATMTEFWRRWHMSLIGWFKRYVFIPLGGSRVKNTDLLIYNLFIVWVLIGIWHGVGWNFFLWGLLQFLAIAAERLLEIFDREEPYFWQYLYVFFFVCISWTLFRSESLLAAGVYFSSLFGSGGLWSDYVWMFLKENLLTYVLAFLFMTPVARRFNTCVVNGVYERYGKAIMVFYPLFLLLVFLLSFAVLLKGPYMNAGLAFVR; the protein is encoded by the coding sequence ATGATGTTTTCCAGCATTGCCTTTATCGTATATTTTTTGCCGCTGGTAGTGGCGATCTGCTACGTTCTAAAATATCGTCCGGTGCAGAACCTCTTTTTGCTGCTTGCCAGCTTGGTTTTTTATGCCTGGGGCGATGTGCAGGGAACGGTGTTTTTACTTTGCTCTATGGGAGTGAACTATTTGTTCGGCGTAGCGATAGTGAACAATCGGCGTTATGGGAAATATACCATGTATGCTGGAGTCGCTTTCAATTTGTGCGGCCTTATCTATATCAAGTACACTGGCTTTCTGCTAAATAGCATGGAATGGGGGCTGCTTTCTCAGATTATTCCTAGTTTTGCATTGCCGCTGGGAGTTTCTTTTTATACGCTGCTGGCTATTTCGTATTTGATAGAAGTGTACCGTAGAAATGTGACGTATCCGGAAAATCCTGTGAATGTAGGTTTGTATCTTTCCTTTTTCCCGACTGTAGCGGCAGGACCTATTATAGGTTATCAGCAATTTGAGCCGCAGCTGCTTCGGCGCAAAGAAACTACGCGTGCTTTTTCTACTGGCTTGTGCCGATTTGTTCTTGGGCTAGGAAAAAAATTATTAATTGCCAACAACCTGGCCGTTGTAGCGGATCACGCATTTGCTATGAGCGCTTCAGGAGCTATCCCCATGTCCTTAGCCTGGCTGGGGGCTATATCCTTTGCACTGCAGATTTTCTTTGACTTCTCCGCTTATTCGGATATGGCAATTGGCTTAGGGCGGATGCTGGGCTTTGACTTGCCGGAAAACTTCAATTACCCCTACATGGCTGCGACGATGACCGAATTTTGGCGGCGCTGGCATATGTCGCTGATAGGATGGTTCAAGCGCTATGTGTTTATTCCATTAGGCGGTTCAAGGGTGAAAAATACGGATCTGCTGATTTATAATCTCTTTATCGTATGGGTGTTGATTGGAATATGGCATGGCGTCGGGTGGAATTTTTTCCTATGGGGTCTCTTGCAATTTCTGGCTATTGCGGCGGAACGGCTTCTTGAAATCTTTGATAGGGAAGAACCATATTTCTGGCAGTATCTTTATGTGTTCTTTTTTGTCTGCATTTCCTGGACCTTGTTTCGCTCGGAGTCTTTACTGGCGGCGGGGGTTTACTTTAGCTCCCTTTTTGGCAGCGGGGGATTGTGGAGCGACTATGTCTGGATGTTTTTAAAGGAAAACCTACTGACCTATGTCTTGGCGTTCCTTTTCATGACGCCTGTTGCCAGACGTTTTAATACTTGCGTAGTAAATGGCGTATATGAACGATATGGTAAAGCCATCATGGTTTTTTATCCGCTCTTTCTCCTATTGGTTTTTTTGCTTTCCTTTGCAGTTTTGCTGAAAGGCCCCTATATGAACGCCGGACTCGCATTTGTGCGCTAG
- a CDS encoding alginate O-acetyltransferase AlgX-related protein yields MIKEYFLAKSIAAAVIAVLWGALVCGSIASLAGQSIPSLLPLRENEAVFDKAYMTKINGTLTENVLGRSVFLNLYGLLQRLLDKKEESNFEIVKDEQGFGHYMYFGEKGSFDSELVERVAALQAAAATQNTKVVSVIPLDRSIAGYTTFAKGLPNGYFNERGDLYAAALQEKGIPYLDLREAAKESALDPAGLFFRTDHNWRVETAFWAYVELAHYLEKTQGFQADAFYLNKANYNFIRYSDYLGAMGRKTGKFYLGLDSFTLVYPKFSTNFFLEIDEGTNKTTSYEGRFEKSLLSQYPFATEADLFDPSKDKYSAYLHGYYPVGHIVNKNNPAGPKALFIKDSFAHPVIAFFANLCSEVWIIDPKQYKGSLESVMAGKRIDYVFLLFSLPDTVKEAVPLYR; encoded by the coding sequence ATGATAAAAGAGTATTTTTTAGCTAAAAGCATTGCCGCTGCAGTGATCGCCGTTCTATGGGGCGCTCTTGTCTGCGGCAGCATCGCGTCCTTGGCAGGACAGTCGATACCGTCGCTCTTGCCTTTGAGAGAAAACGAGGCTGTTTTTGATAAGGCGTATATGACCAAGATCAATGGAACGTTGACGGAAAATGTGCTAGGACGCTCTGTGTTTTTGAATTTGTACGGCTTGCTGCAACGGCTTCTGGACAAGAAAGAAGAGAGCAATTTTGAAATCGTCAAAGATGAGCAGGGCTTTGGCCATTATATGTACTTTGGTGAGAAGGGAAGCTTCGATTCGGAACTGGTAGAGCGTGTGGCGGCACTGCAAGCTGCGGCAGCGACCCAAAACACAAAGGTAGTTTCCGTGATTCCCCTGGATCGGAGCATTGCCGGTTACACTACCTTTGCCAAAGGGCTTCCAAACGGCTATTTTAATGAGCGCGGGGATTTATACGCTGCCGCATTGCAAGAAAAGGGAATTCCCTACTTAGATCTTAGGGAAGCGGCAAAAGAAAGCGCTTTAGATCCAGCTGGGCTGTTTTTTCGTACGGATCACAATTGGCGGGTGGAGACGGCGTTTTGGGCGTATGTGGAGCTGGCTCATTATCTGGAAAAAACACAAGGCTTTCAGGCAGATGCTTTTTATCTGAACAAGGCAAACTATAACTTTATCCGTTACTCCGATTACTTAGGCGCGATGGGCCGAAAAACGGGAAAATTTTATCTGGGGCTGGATTCGTTTACTCTGGTTTATCCAAAGTTTTCTACGAACTTTTTCCTTGAAATCGATGAAGGAACTAATAAAACGACCTCTTATGAGGGGCGTTTTGAAAAAAGTCTGCTGTCTCAGTATCCTTTTGCAACGGAGGCGGATCTCTTTGACCCGTCCAAGGACAAATATTCGGCGTATTTGCATGGGTACTATCCGGTAGGACATATTGTGAATAAGAACAACCCTGCTGGACCCAAAGCGCTCTTTATAAAGGATTCCTTTGCGCATCCGGTTATCGCGTTTTTTGCTAATTTGTGTTCGGAAGTATGGATTATAGATCCCAAGCAGTACAAAGGCAGCTTGGAAAGCGTTATGGCAGGAAAGCGAATTGATTATGTATTTTTACTGTTTTCTCTGCCGGATACCGTGAAAGAAGCCGTACCGCTCTACCGATAA
- a CDS encoding acyl carrier protein — MDTKEIEKIIRGILAERVPGLKAEDIAPQAELSSLGLDSLAFSWVLADLEEAFDIVMQGSDILHLKTLAAAVEYVAKRLQEA; from the coding sequence ATGGATACAAAGGAGATTGAAAAAATAATTCGGGGCATTTTAGCGGAACGAGTACCTGGTTTGAAGGCCGAGGACATTGCTCCGCAAGCGGAACTCTCCTCGTTAGGGCTGGATTCTCTGGCTTTCAGCTGGGTTTTGGCCGATTTGGAAGAAGCCTTTGATATTGTGATGCAGGGGTCGGATATTTTGCACCTGAAAACCTTGGCGGCGGCGGTTGAATACGTAGCCAAGCGGCTGCAGGAAGCATAA
- a CDS encoding flavodoxin family protein has product MGKNILVLTGSPRKGGNSEKMADAFIAGAQEAGHTVMKYATADKTIKGCIDCQTCFKKGAACSISDDFNELASHLAAADMLVLATPLYWFSFPTQLKAALDKMYSFLIAEKPLAIKECILLVTGGDKEEKVFEGIVRSYQLMLEFMGWQDRGVIVVPGMHDKDEILKTDALERAKTLGESL; this is encoded by the coding sequence ATGGGGAAAAACATTTTGGTTTTGACAGGAAGTCCGCGCAAAGGAGGCAATAGCGAAAAAATGGCGGATGCCTTTATTGCGGGAGCGCAGGAGGCGGGCCATACGGTTATGAAATATGCGACTGCCGATAAAACGATTAAGGGCTGCATTGACTGTCAGACCTGTTTTAAAAAAGGCGCGGCGTGTTCCATTTCTGATGATTTTAACGAACTGGCGTCGCACTTGGCAGCGGCGGATATGCTGGTGCTGGCAACGCCGCTGTATTGGTTTTCTTTTCCGACGCAGCTGAAAGCGGCGCTGGATAAGATGTATTCCTTTTTGATCGCTGAAAAGCCTTTGGCGATTAAAGAGTGCATTTTGTTGGTAACCGGCGGCGACAAGGAAGAAAAGGTATTTGAAGGTATTGTTCGCTCGTATCAGCTCATGCTGGAGTTTATGGGCTGGCAGGATCGTGGCGTGATTGTCGTGCCGGGAATGCATGATAAAGACGAGATCCTAAAGACGGACGCTTTGGAACGAGCGAAAACCCTGGGGGAAAGTTTATAA
- a CDS encoding AMP-binding protein, whose amino-acid sequence MTQEWKLALFQPQDAAGVVALYREVYGDSYPVAEVYDPKALVRQEEEGVTWRAVARNEVGAVIGHIAFYRSTPPNSKLYECGQLMVCHEWRQTSVGFALMEYALAEIPRQRGLEQSWGEAVCNHLFTQMMMTKRGYHETGLEVALMPGDAAKGGERTSTVLIFSSPGESGQTVYVPQVYQEAFALLYGELAEACNFVEATAPLPQAVATEGSIEMFAGAGVARLSITNIGADFEAKAALWESQASAAGTVVLQAFLRLGDETIGAAVEILRRRGYFLGGVLPGWYGGDGLLMQKVSIAVDEKAIHAYTKKAKAIKALVLKDWADVCPQSWGGVLRLAAAKWPEKTAAVYPQKNRSYTYAQLDAEAAQVAKGLMALGMERGEHAAIWAFNIPEYLSVQFGCARAGVPLVLLNTNYRAYELEYVLHHSDATVLFLEVQGSGAEAWLEVLRSVRERLPKLRKVVFFGAAEAEDVLLWPDFLAGGATVEEEVYRQRCNEERSQEVFILQYTSGTTGVPKGVVHCQQAYLCNARAYGERQGLTTSSVLCSALPFFHAYGNAVILTSLYYGGTLVGVERFQAPVVLQAIAEQGVTSLSGTPTMFVALLEEWERNSYDTSSLCVGDMAGASCPPELVQAVIEKLGATGFSCLYGSTEVIIASLAGSARPQEERINYVGTALPGMELRIVKAGTTEEVPRGGEGELCVRGQSTMLRYYKMEEETQKAVDAEGWWHSGDMAAIDAAGCCRITGRIKDLIIRGGENIGPAEIETFLMTHPKVLEAQVVGVPSEYYGEDIVAFVRLQKGESAKVLELKRYCRERIALNKVPFMFFFVEEFPLTASGKVQKFKLREMALQNLAKQ is encoded by the coding sequence GTGACGCAGGAATGGAAATTGGCGCTTTTTCAGCCGCAAGACGCTGCCGGGGTAGTAGCGCTGTATCGGGAAGTGTACGGGGACTCCTATCCGGTGGCGGAGGTATATGATCCCAAAGCGCTGGTGCGCCAGGAAGAAGAGGGCGTTACCTGGCGGGCGGTAGCGAGAAATGAGGTCGGAGCGGTAATCGGTCATATTGCTTTTTACCGCTCCACGCCGCCGAACTCCAAGCTGTATGAATGTGGCCAGCTTATGGTGTGCCACGAATGGCGGCAAACCTCTGTAGGCTTTGCCTTGATGGAATATGCGCTGGCAGAAATTCCGCGCCAGCGCGGGTTGGAGCAGAGTTGGGGCGAAGCGGTTTGCAATCATTTGTTCACGCAAATGATGATGACCAAGCGAGGTTATCATGAAACTGGCTTAGAGGTAGCGTTGATGCCGGGAGACGCTGCCAAGGGCGGCGAGCGAACCTCGACGGTACTGATTTTTTCGTCTCCTGGCGAAAGCGGCCAGACGGTGTATGTGCCGCAGGTGTATCAAGAAGCGTTTGCGTTGCTGTATGGCGAGTTGGCGGAAGCCTGTAACTTTGTCGAGGCGACGGCTCCGCTGCCGCAGGCGGTGGCGACGGAAGGCTCTATCGAGATGTTTGCCGGAGCCGGTGTGGCGCGCTTGTCGATTACTAACATCGGTGCTGATTTTGAGGCGAAGGCAGCCTTGTGGGAAAGCCAGGCATCCGCAGCCGGGACGGTGGTATTGCAGGCTTTCTTGCGGCTGGGGGATGAAACGATCGGGGCGGCGGTAGAGATACTGCGGCGGCGCGGCTATTTTCTGGGCGGCGTCTTGCCGGGCTGGTACGGCGGAGATGGTTTGCTGATGCAAAAAGTGTCCATCGCCGTGGATGAGAAAGCTATCCATGCGTACACCAAGAAGGCTAAGGCGATTAAGGCGCTGGTTTTGAAGGACTGGGCGGATGTGTGCCCGCAATCGTGGGGCGGAGTGCTGCGCTTGGCGGCGGCTAAATGGCCGGAAAAGACAGCGGCGGTATATCCGCAGAAGAACCGTTCGTATACGTATGCGCAGCTAGATGCAGAAGCGGCGCAAGTGGCCAAGGGTCTTATGGCGTTGGGAATGGAGCGCGGCGAGCATGCTGCTATCTGGGCGTTTAATATTCCGGAATATCTTTCCGTGCAGTTTGGCTGCGCCAGAGCCGGGGTGCCGCTGGTGCTGCTGAATACCAATTATCGGGCGTACGAGCTGGAGTATGTACTGCATCATTCCGATGCGACGGTGCTGTTTTTAGAAGTGCAAGGCAGTGGCGCGGAGGCTTGGCTGGAGGTGCTTCGTTCGGTGCGGGAACGTTTGCCGAAGCTGCGTAAGGTGGTGTTTTTTGGCGCTGCCGAAGCCGAGGATGTTCTTCTCTGGCCTGATTTTTTGGCTGGCGGAGCTACAGTGGAGGAAGAAGTGTATAGACAGCGCTGCAACGAGGAACGCTCGCAAGAGGTGTTTATACTGCAATATACGTCGGGAACGACAGGCGTGCCTAAAGGAGTCGTGCATTGTCAGCAGGCGTACCTGTGTAATGCTAGAGCCTATGGAGAGCGCCAAGGGCTGACGACGTCTTCGGTGTTGTGTTCGGCGCTGCCTTTCTTTCATGCCTACGGCAATGCGGTGATTTTAACATCCCTGTATTATGGCGGAACGTTGGTGGGCGTAGAGCGGTTTCAAGCTCCCGTGGTGTTGCAGGCGATCGCGGAACAGGGTGTTACCAGCTTGTCCGGTACGCCGACGATGTTTGTGGCGCTGTTGGAGGAATGGGAACGCAATTCTTATGATACAAGTTCATTGTGCGTGGGCGATATGGCGGGCGCCAGCTGTCCGCCGGAACTGGTACAGGCGGTGATTGAGAAGCTGGGAGCAACCGGGTTTAGCTGCCTGTACGGCTCTACGGAAGTGATTATTGCGTCTTTAGCCGGCTCCGCAAGACCGCAAGAAGAGCGGATAAACTATGTCGGCACGGCACTGCCGGGGATGGAACTGCGCATTGTTAAAGCGGGGACGACGGAAGAAGTCCCCCGAGGCGGTGAAGGTGAGCTGTGTGTGCGCGGACAGTCGACTATGTTGCGGTATTATAAGATGGAAGAAGAGACGCAAAAGGCTGTAGATGCTGAGGGCTGGTGGCATAGCGGCGACATGGCTGCCATTGATGCGGCGGGCTGCTGCCGTATCACGGGACGTATTAAAGACTTGATTATCCGCGGCGGTGAAAATATAGGCCCTGCGGAAATAGAAACCTTTTTGATGACGCACCCCAAGGTGCTCGAGGCGCAGGTGGTTGGCGTTCCCAGCGAATATTACGGCGAAGATATTGTGGCCTTTGTGCGGCTGCAAAAAGGAGAAAGCGCCAAGGTACTGGAACTAAAGCGGTATTGTCGGGAGCGGATTGCCTTAAACAAGGTGCCCTTTATGTTTTTCTTCGTAGAGGAATTTCCTCTGACCGCCAGCGGAAAGGTGCAGAAATTTAAGCTGCGCGAAATGGCGCTGCAAAATTTAGCCAAGCAGTAA
- a CDS encoding glycoside hydrolase family 5 protein gives MFIFLVGFLLAFSGARVGFAEAAMPFSKAINIGNALEAPKGTPWDVTLENEYFTVVKKAGFDCVRLPVRLSDYAKDQPGYVLDEAFMKKLDGHIRYALKENLYVILDFHHFDEIMKDPVRYHDVYLAVWRQVAERYKNYSDRLVFEVLNEPHDQLGGELWNEYLAEAVTIIRKKNPRRYIIVGGDSYNSIDSLSRLRLPDSEKLILTVHYYEPPEFTFQNHQYLGYENYKDVAWTGSEEERRYLARRFDVIKQWAQEQQISVFLGEFGVNENVPEDMRAAWTTAVRQEAEVNGFSWGYWEFGSFFGAYDIKKRQWKPFLLDALLK, from the coding sequence GTGTTCATTTTTCTAGTTGGGTTTTTACTTGCTTTTTCGGGAGCGCGGGTTGGTTTTGCAGAAGCGGCGATGCCTTTTAGTAAAGCCATCAACATCGGCAACGCCTTGGAAGCCCCTAAAGGAACTCCTTGGGATGTTACCTTGGAAAACGAGTATTTTACAGTTGTAAAAAAGGCGGGCTTTGACTGTGTCCGCTTGCCGGTGCGGCTTTCGGATTATGCCAAAGATCAGCCAGGGTATGTGTTGGATGAGGCCTTCATGAAAAAACTGGATGGTCATATTCGTTATGCGCTGAAGGAGAATCTGTATGTTATTCTTGATTTTCATCATTTTGATGAAATCATGAAAGACCCAGTGCGGTATCATGACGTGTACCTGGCTGTGTGGCGTCAAGTGGCGGAGCGGTATAAAAACTACTCGGACCGTTTGGTCTTTGAGGTTTTGAACGAGCCGCATGATCAACTAGGCGGTGAGCTGTGGAATGAGTATCTGGCGGAAGCTGTGACGATTATACGCAAGAAAAATCCCCGGCGCTATATTATTGTCGGCGGAGATTCATACAATTCCATAGATAGTTTGTCGCGGCTGCGCTTGCCGGATAGTGAAAAGCTGATTTTAACGGTTCACTACTATGAACCGCCGGAGTTTACCTTTCAAAACCACCAATACCTTGGATATGAAAACTATAAGGACGTAGCCTGGACTGGTTCGGAGGAAGAACGGCGGTACCTAGCCAGGCGTTTTGACGTGATAAAGCAGTGGGCTCAGGAACAGCAGATTTCAGTTTTTCTGGGCGAGTTCGGCGTCAACGAAAATGTGCCCGAAGATATGCGCGCGGCGTGGACGACGGCGGTGCGGCAGGAGGCGGAAGTGAATGGCTTTTCCTGGGGGTACTGGGAATTTGGTTCGTTTTTTGGCGCCTATGACATAAAAAAACGACAATGGAAGCCTTTTCTTTTAGATGCGTTATTGAAGTGA
- the dmpI gene encoding 4-oxalocrotonate tautomerase DmpI encodes MPVITIEGALMNVEQKRKLAKVLTREAAEIMSVPEAAFIVLLKENSHENIGVGGTLLADRKK; translated from the coding sequence ATGCCGGTTATTACGATAGAAGGCGCTCTCATGAATGTGGAGCAAAAACGAAAACTAGCGAAGGTGTTGACGAGAGAAGCGGCGGAGATTATGAGCGTGCCGGAGGCGGCTTTTATTGTACTGTTGAAAGAAAACAGCCATGAGAATATTGGCGTCGGCGGGACGTTGCTTGCGGATAGGAAGAAATAA
- a CDS encoding nucleoside recognition domain-containing protein: METKKQTNTIQVGWIGYVAFFAAILLFSGIFSSSEGPWKVLDFNVLNGSFGKIQGASSSFTFRGANGTGARDGFLFALELIPAVILALGLVNVVDGLGGLRAAQKLMSPILKPLLGVPGICALANIANMQSTDAAAGMIKELVDAGEITDDERSVIIAYQTSASAFITNYFSSGAAVFAFMTVPILIPIIVMLVFKVIGANLMRLYLKTFAAKSA, from the coding sequence ATGGAAACTAAAAAACAAACAAATACGATTCAAGTCGGCTGGATTGGTTATGTAGCATTTTTTGCTGCCATTTTGCTGTTTTCCGGAATTTTTTCTTCAAGTGAAGGCCCTTGGAAGGTTCTTGATTTTAATGTTTTGAATGGAAGCTTTGGGAAAATTCAAGGAGCCTCGTCAAGCTTTACATTTCGAGGTGCAAACGGAACCGGTGCGCGTGACGGCTTTCTCTTTGCTTTGGAATTAATTCCAGCGGTTATTTTGGCTCTTGGCCTTGTCAATGTTGTAGATGGTCTGGGGGGACTCAGAGCCGCGCAGAAATTGATGTCGCCAATCTTGAAGCCTCTTCTTGGCGTGCCTGGAATTTGTGCATTGGCTAATATTGCTAACATGCAAAGTACAGATGCCGCAGCTGGGATGATTAAAGAACTGGTTGATGCCGGTGAAATCACCGACGACGAACGCTCCGTGATTATTGCGTATCAAACTAGTGCAAGCGCGTTTATTACCAACTATTTTTCATCGGGAGCGGCGGTATTCGCTTTTATGACGGTACCGATTCTGATTCCTATCATTGTTATGCTGGTGTTTAAAGTGATTGGTGCGAATTTAATGCGTCTTTATTTAAAAACATTTGCTGCTAAATCTGCATAA
- a CDS encoding sigma-54 interaction domain-containing protein, whose product MKSLAVVAMGENTAHACTQQLQQIMGNNVNISQYFLREKPPKEFQADVVLFASEEAHSWGKSICSPQAEVLIARRSINYHEVKKLLTIPSGTDVLLVNDLMTSTNTTIALLQTLGIDHINYHPCCPEMNQYPQLKIAVTPGETQLVPDFVETVIDIKTRLIDITTIVEVLLKLDLISVYAEFLSANYVRDIITLSKNSYHDVAEIHRLEELVREKRIREHSIAPYTLEKIIGKSKAITRTLTMAKKMAASDSTLLIRGESGTGKELIAQGIHNASSRRNGPFVAVNFAALSENLLESELFGHVAGAFTGANRTGAVGLFEEANQGTIFLDEIGDAPLSFQVKLLRVLQEKQIRRVGSSKVIPINVRVIAATNQNLERKIQEGTFREDLYYRLHVLPIYIPPLRERGQDVLLLATAMYNQKDLSVAPEHYFSYLKESLLNYKWPGNIRELQNLVEYLTTLSPDAAPKAHWLPPSFLLPPTTEHPDKASTNNDLQLLAQKVYREVRQANEGHYAIGRRSLAIKLQEPESRIREALHLLQSTEKIRSRRGRSGLLALAE is encoded by the coding sequence TTGAAATCTTTGGCCGTTGTCGCCATGGGAGAAAATACTGCCCATGCTTGCACGCAGCAATTACAACAAATCATGGGCAATAACGTAAATATCAGCCAATACTTTCTGCGAGAGAAGCCGCCAAAAGAATTTCAAGCAGATGTCGTTCTATTTGCCAGCGAAGAAGCCCACTCGTGGGGCAAAAGCATCTGTTCTCCACAAGCGGAAGTACTGATAGCAAGACGTTCCATCAACTACCATGAAGTAAAAAAGCTGCTGACAATCCCCTCTGGAACCGATGTGCTACTAGTAAACGATTTAATGACAAGCACCAATACCACGATCGCTTTATTGCAAACGTTGGGCATCGATCACATCAATTATCATCCTTGCTGTCCGGAGATGAACCAATATCCGCAACTAAAAATTGCCGTAACTCCGGGCGAAACGCAGTTAGTGCCTGATTTTGTGGAAACGGTTATTGATATAAAAACACGTTTGATCGACATTACTACGATTGTTGAAGTATTGTTAAAGTTAGATCTAATTTCTGTGTACGCAGAATTCTTATCTGCAAACTATGTGCGAGATATTATAACTCTTAGCAAAAACAGTTATCACGATGTAGCTGAAATACATCGCCTTGAGGAATTAGTACGCGAAAAAAGAATTCGCGAGCACAGCATTGCTCCGTATACCTTAGAAAAAATCATTGGCAAAAGCAAAGCCATTACAAGAACACTTACCATGGCCAAAAAAATGGCGGCATCTGATTCCACCCTCTTAATCCGCGGTGAAAGCGGCACCGGAAAAGAGCTTATTGCGCAAGGAATCCACAATGCGTCTTCTCGTCGCAACGGTCCGTTTGTAGCCGTCAACTTTGCGGCTCTTTCTGAGAATCTTTTGGAAAGCGAACTATTCGGTCATGTCGCAGGCGCTTTCACTGGCGCCAACCGCACGGGTGCTGTAGGGCTTTTCGAAGAGGCGAATCAAGGAACGATCTTTTTAGATGAAATCGGTGACGCACCGCTGTCTTTCCAAGTAAAACTGCTACGCGTTCTCCAGGAAAAGCAAATACGCAGAGTTGGCAGCTCCAAAGTTATTCCCATTAACGTCCGTGTCATTGCTGCAACCAATCAAAACCTGGAACGAAAAATACAAGAAGGCACTTTCCGCGAAGACCTATATTATCGTTTGCATGTTTTGCCCATCTACATACCTCCACTACGCGAAAGAGGTCAAGATGTTTTATTGTTGGCAACAGCCATGTACAACCAGAAAGACCTCTCGGTTGCACCGGAACACTATTTTTCCTACCTTAAAGAATCTCTTCTTAACTACAAATGGCCTGGAAATATTCGCGAACTGCAAAATTTAGTCGAATATCTCACAACGTTATCACCAGATGCAGCGCCCAAAGCCCATTGGCTTCCACCGTCTTTTCTCCTACCGCCCACCACCGAGCATCCAGATAAAGCGTCAACAAACAACGACCTTCAATTGCTTGCGCAGAAAGTGTATCGAGAAGTGCGTCAAGCCAATGAAGGGCATTATGCAATCGGGCGACGTTCCCTAGCTATAAAGCTACAGGAGCCGGAAAGCCGAATTCGAGAGGCTTTACATCTCCTGCAATCCACCGAAAAAATCCGAAGCCGTCGTGGTCGCAGCGGATTATTGGCGTTAGCGGAATAA